In the Phaseolus vulgaris cultivar G19833 chromosome 7, P. vulgaris v2.0, whole genome shotgun sequence genome, one interval contains:
- the LOC137829106 gene encoding uncharacterized mitochondrial protein AtMg00810-like, with product MIDQTLFIKKSNSEIILVQIYVDNIIFGATQDCICEEFVAAMQVEFEMSMMGELSFFLGLQVKQTNDGIFLCQSKYFKEILKKFEMKSCKEASTPMPSSCYMDADVARKGVDQTKYRGLIGSLLYLTASRPDIMFDECLCARYQANPKESHFKVGVSWTEKAQVALVIFLDQAKSLGIVRSKLV from the exons atgattgaccaaactctcttcatcaagaagtcaaattctgaaattatcctagtgcaaatctatgttgataacatcatctttggtgctacccAAGATTGTatatgtgaagaatttgtggcagcTATGCAAgttgagtttgaaatgtctatgatgggggagctttctttctttcttggattgcaggtcaaGCAAACAAATGATGGAATTTTTCTATGCCAatcaaaatatttcaaagaaattctcaagaaatttgaaatgaaaaGTTGTAAGGAAGCTAGCACACCTATGCCTTCAAGCTGTTATATGGATGCAGATGTTGCTAgaaaaggggtagatcaaacTAAATACAGAGGTTTAATTGGTTCATTACTCTATCTCACAGCAAGTAGACCAGATATCATGTTTGACgaatgtctttgtgcaagatatcaagcaaatccaaaggaatctcaCTTCAAAGTT ggtgtaagctggacagaaaaagcacaagtggcacttgtcatcttcttggatcAAGCCAAATCTCTTGGCATagtaagaagcaagcttgtgtag